A region of Vitis vinifera cultivar Pinot Noir 40024 chromosome 13, ASM3070453v1 DNA encodes the following proteins:
- the LOC104881186 gene encoding uncharacterized protein LOC104881186, with translation MDSVVENEKKHDQVLEETTNNFEYEGDQALQETIDKFEDDGDQYPQESIRIKKRPPRCHDDDEGGCVQEKKKRMMKKMMEKARCPSPHATPEFPVILRNRIRALGGSNVTFVIQKPLFKTDVSFGHNRLSIPLNQVQQSFLTPEESERLNSGGNGKKMCSYGSDVD, from the coding sequence ATGGATTCTGTTgtagaaaatgagaagaaacacGATCAGGTTCTCGAAGAAACGACCAACAACTTTGAATATGAAGGTGATCAGGCTCTTCAAGAAACAATCGACAAATTTGAAGATGACGGTGATCAGTATCCTCAAGAATCGATCAGGATCAAGAAGCGACCACCACGGTgccatgatgatgatgagggCGGGTGTGTTCAAGAGAAAAAGAAGCgaatgatgaagaagatgatggagAAGGCAAGGTGCCCATCTCCCCATGCAACACCAGAGTTCCCTGTCATCCTCAGGAATCGGATCAGGGCTCTGGGGGGTTCTAATGTCACTTTTGTAATCCAGAAGCCTCTCTTCAAGACTGATGTGAGTTTCGGTCACAACCGTCTGTCCATACCGTTGAACCAGGTACAACAAAGTTTCCTCACACCTGAAGAGAGCGAGAGGTTGAACTCGGGAGGAAACGGAAAAAAAATGTGCAGCTATGGAAGTGATGTTGATTGA